The Streptomyces sp. NBC_00344 genome includes a window with the following:
- a CDS encoding DUF948 domain-containing protein, with product MSGGEVAGILVAVFWAILVSFLAVALVRLAQTLRATTKLVADVTDQAVPLLADASAAVRSAQTQLDRVDAIATDVQEVTSNASALSTTVASTFGGPLVKVAAFGYGVRRALGRRAGDEPGRPGRPVIVGRTVPAARRRKRKG from the coding sequence GTGTCCGGTGGAGAGGTGGCCGGCATCCTGGTGGCAGTCTTCTGGGCGATCCTGGTCTCCTTCCTGGCCGTGGCGCTGGTCAGGCTGGCGCAGACGCTCAGGGCGACCACCAAGCTCGTGGCGGACGTGACCGATCAGGCGGTTCCGCTGCTCGCCGACGCTTCGGCGGCCGTGCGCTCGGCGCAGACCCAGCTCGACCGGGTCGACGCGATCGCGACGGACGTCCAGGAGGTCACGTCGAACGCCTCGGCGCTCTCCACGACCGTCGCCTCGACGTTCGGCGGGCCGCTGGTGAAGGTCGCGGCCTTCGGCTACGGCGTGCGCAGGGCTCTGGGGCGCCGGGCCGGCGACGAGCCGGGGCGTCCGGGCCGGCCGGTGATCGTCGGCCGCACGGTACCGGCCGCACGGCGTAGGAAGCGGAAGGGCTGA
- a CDS encoding DUF6167 family protein, translating to MFRRTFWFATGAAAGVWATTKVNRKIRALSPESLAAQAANKAVDAGHRLKEFAIDVRAGMAQREAELGEALGIEAAPAPELAARRRFAAIEHIVTEHTGVKRTDAGHPRHTHNRNEDH from the coding sequence ATGTTCCGCCGTACGTTCTGGTTCGCCACCGGCGCCGCAGCCGGCGTGTGGGCCACCACCAAGGTCAACCGCAAGATCAGGGCTCTGAGCCCGGAGAGCCTCGCGGCGCAGGCGGCGAACAAGGCCGTCGACGCCGGACACCGGCTCAAGGAGTTCGCCATCGATGTCCGGGCCGGGATGGCCCAGCGCGAGGCGGAGCTGGGCGAGGCGCTCGGCATCGAGGCGGCGCCCGCCCCCGAACTCGCAGCGCGGCGGCGATTCGCCGCCATCGAACACATCGTCACCGAACACACCGGCGTCAAACGCACCGATGCCGGACACCCCAGGCATACGCACAACCGGAATGAGGACCACTGA